The following are encoded in a window of Castanea sativa cultivar Marrone di Chiusa Pesio chromosome 5, ASM4071231v1 genomic DNA:
- the LOC142637163 gene encoding uncharacterized protein LOC142637163, whose protein sequence is MSEGPTPRLFNMNNPIKELLRHQQRANSYFSSSGASACLNLNGYRKESLSDRTTWKARTPAMPPQSTQKFFARYCSSIWSMLIVGNLALSAFVFLTAEKKDAERGRSKMHIDSTQVSTIAAIPELFGTF, encoded by the exons ATGAGTGAAGGTCCAACTCCAAGACTCTTCAACATGAACAATCCAATAAAGG AACTTCTAAGGCATCAACAGAGAGCCAACTCTTACTTTTCTTCATCAGGAGCATCAGCATGTTTAAATCTCAATGGATATAGGAAAGAATCATTATCAGATCGAACCACATGGAAGGCTCGGACTCCAGCCATGCCACCTCAGTCAACCCAAAAGTTTTTTGCTCGGTATTGCAGTTCTATCTGGTCTATGCTCATTGTTGGCAATCTTGCTCTTTCAG CTTTCGTCTTTTTGACGGCAGAGAAGAAAGATGCAGAAAGAGGAAGAAGTAAGATGCACATTGATTCAACTCAAGTTTCAACTATAGCTGCAATTCCAGAGCTGTTCGGAACTTTCTAG
- the LOC142634106 gene encoding 3-epi-6-deoxocathasterone 23-monooxygenase CYP90D1 — translation MDNMWVVLVTTIFLTTIILYKNRFRLRSKHRSPLPLGTLGLPFIGETIEFVSCAYSDRPESFMDKRRSMYGKVFKSHIFGSPTIVSTDAEVSKFILQSDAKAFVPSYPKSLTELMGKSSILVINGSLQKRIHGLIGAFFKSPHLKAQITRDMQKYVQESMANWKDDHPIYMQDETKNIAFQVLVKALISLDPGEEMEFLKKQFQEFISGLMSLPVNIPGTRLYRSLQAKKKMVKLVQNVILARKHSGFSNVPKDVVDVLLNDSSEQLTEDLIADNMIDMMIPGEDSVPVLMTLAIKYLSDCPTALQQLTEENLKLKELKAQLGQPLSWSDYLSLSFTQSVITETLRMGNIIIGVMRKAMRDIEIKGYLIPKGWCVFAYFRSVHLDANHYDWPYKFNPWRWQDKDMSSSNFTPFGGGQRLCPGLDLARLEASIFLHHFVTQFSWRAEEDTIVNFPTVRMKRRMPIWVKRRGAKENLVMLSSQLKS, via the exons ATGGACAATATGTGGGTTGTGTTAGTGACAACAATTTTCTTGACCACCATAATTCTCTACAAAAACAGGTTTAGACTCAGATCAAAACACAGAAGTCCGCTTCCTTTAGGCACTCTTGGATTGCCTTTTATTGGGGAAACCATTGAGTTTGTATCTTGTGCTTACTCTGACCGTCCTGAGAGCTTCATGGACAAACGTCGCAGCAT GTATGGCAAGGTGTTCAAGTCACACATATTTGGAAGCCCCACAATTGTTTCAACTGATGCTGAAGTGAGTAAATTTATTCTTCAAAGTGATGCAAAGGCTTTTGTGCCATCTTACCCCAAATCTCTCACAGAGTTGATGGGGAAGTCTTCTATTTTGGTCATCAATGGGAGTTTACAAAAGAGAATCCATGGACTCATAGGAGCCTTCTTCAAGTCCCCACATCTCAAGGCTCAAATCACTAGGGACATGCAGAAGTATGTTCAAGAATCAATGGCAAATTGGAAAGATGACCATCCCATATATATGCAAGATGAAACTAAAAAt ATTGCCTTTCAAGTGCTAGTTAAGGCATTGATTAGTTTGGATCCCGGTGAAGAAATGGAGTTTCTTAAGAAACAGTTCCAAGAATTTATCTCTGGCCTCATGTCTTTGCCCGTAAACATACCCGGGACCAGACTATACAGATCACTACAG GCAAAGAAGAAAATGGTTAAGTTAGTACAAAATGTAATCCTAGCCAGAAAACATAGTGGCTTCTCTAATGTTCCAAAAGATGTGGTAGATGTCTTACTCAATGATTCAAGTGAACAATTAACAGAGGATTTAATAGCAGATAATATGATTGACATGATGATACCCGGAGAGGATTCAGTGCCAGTTCTCATGACTCTTGCAATAAAATACCTCTCAGATTGCCCCACCGCTCTACAACAATTAACG GAGGAAAACTTGAAGCTGAAAGAACTCAAAGCTCAGCTTGGACAACCTTTGTCTTGGAGTGATTACTTATCATTGTCATTTACACAAAGT GTAATTACAGAAACTCTAAGGATGGGAAACATTATAATTGGAGTGATGCGTAAAGCCATGAGAGACATAGAGATAAAAGGGTATTTGATACCAAAGGGATGGtgtgtttttgcatattttagaTCGGTTCATCTTGATGCGAATCACTATGACTGGCCCTACAAGTTCAATCCATGGAGGTGGCAA GACAAAGACATGAGCAGTAGTAACTTCACTCCTTTTGGAGGTGGGCAAAGGCTATGTCCTGGGCTTGATTTAGCCAGGCTGGAAGCTTCTATCTTCCTACACCACTTTGTTACTCAATTCAG CTGGAGAGCTGAGGAAGACACAATTGTTAACTTTCCCACTGTAAGAATGAAGAGGAGGATGCCAATTTGGGTCAAAAGGAGAGGGGCAAAGGAGAATTTAGTGATGTTATCATCACAATTAAAGTCATAA